From the genome of Mugil cephalus isolate CIBA_MC_2020 chromosome 2, CIBA_Mcephalus_1.1, whole genome shotgun sequence, one region includes:
- the fgf8b gene encoding fibroblast growth factor 8b, producing the protein MKQYLNYYKMRLRTSRLGYLLLQFTALCFYAQNSVQSPPNFKHHVTEQSRLSDRMSRRLTRTYQLYSRTSGKHVQVLGNKRVNANGDDGAVHAKLEVETDSFGSRVRIKGVKTGYYICMNKRGKLIGKRKGRGKDCIFTEIVLENNYTALQNAKYEGWYMAFTRKGRPRKASKTKQHQREAHFMKRLPRGHLLSERRPFDVLPLPVPVQPFNKRTKHSHHQRSGPR; encoded by the exons ATGAAGCAATATTTGAACTATTACAAGATGAGGCTGAGAACATCGAGGTTAGGTTATCT GTTACTTCAGTTCACGGCGCTTTGCTTTTACGCACAG AACTCTGTGCAATCCCCTCCTAATTTCAAGCACCATGTCACCGAGCAGAGCCGGCTGTCGGACCGGATGAGCCGCAGGCTGACCCGAACTTACCAGCTGTACAGCCGCACCAGCGGGAAACACGTCCAGGTCCTGGGCAACAAGAGGGTCAACGCCAACGGGGACGACGGAGCGGTGCACG ctAAACTGGAAGTGGAGACGGACTCTTTTGGAAGCCGCGTCCGTATTAAAGGGGTGAAGACAGGCTACTACATATGCATGAACAAGAGGGGGAAGCTGATCGGCAAG CGGAAAGGGCGAGGGAAGGACTGCATCTTCACTGAGATTGTTCTGGAAAACAACTACACGGCGCTGCAGAACGCCAAGTATGAGGGCTGGTACATGGCTTTCACACGCAAGGGCCGCCCGAGGAAGGCCTCCAAGACCAAGCAGCACCAGAGGGAGGCCCACTTCATGAAGCGTCTACCCAGGGGGCACTTGCTAAGTGAGAGGAGGCCGTTTGATGTCCTTCCTCTCCCAGTCCCCGTGCAGCCTTTCAACAAACGGACTAAACATTCCCATCACCAGCGCTCGGGGCCACGCTGA
- the dpcd gene encoding protein DPCD: MAVQSWTDMLKASKKTALIHDGKRKIHYLFKDGKEMAEEYDLETDELIVRKWRQKSTLGGQGQWQVEVGEQLASPVASSGSDVIKENCSNPVLTRKDTKTSFQWRIRNLPYPKDVFGVLVEASERCIVIKTSNKKYYKKFSIPDLDRSQLPLDCSAVSFTHANNTLIVSYKKPKEILTLEQELLQELKKLKGTAEGDIDCKTQ, from the exons ATGGCTGTTCAGAGCTGGACTGATATGTTAAAAGCATCCAAGAAAACGGCATTGATACACGATG GAAAAAGGAAGATCCACTACCTCTTCAAAGATGGAAAAGAAATGGCAGAAGAGTATGACTTGGAGACAGACGAGCTAATCG TACGAAAGTGGCGCCAAAAAAGCACACTTGGAGGTCAGGGCCAATGGCAAGTAGAGGTTGGCGAACAACTTGCAAGTCCTGTTGCATCTTCAGGCTCTGATGTGATCAAGGAGAACTGCTCCAat CCTGTTTTAACAcgtaaagacacaaaaacaagctTTCAGTGGAGAATCCGCAATCTTCCCTACCCCAAAGATGTCTTCGGTGTTTTAGTGGAAGCGTCTGAGAGATGCATCGTCATAAAAACctcaaacaaaaa GTATTATAAGAAGTTCAGTATTCCTGATCTGGATCGAAGTCAGCTGCCGCTGGACTGCTCCGCAGTCAGCTTCACTCATGCCAACAACACTTTAATAGTCAGC TACAAGAAACCCAAAGAGATCTTAACCCTTGAGCAGGAGCTACTGCAGGAACTGAAGAAACTAAAGGGGACCGCTGAAGGGGACATCGATTGCAAAACCCAGTGA
- the poll gene encoding DNA polymerase lambda produces the protein MEPRHGIMKAFPKVKRARVLQGKDAPPLKKMPDECDVTGNTFNGVTVYLLPAGIGSARCQIFQKQIQQNGGKIESSLCPSVTHVIVDDNMDVGRVLRLLKVDCMPSGVQLVKCTWLSLCISEKQLLDVDSYSLLLPKRDAETKPESIKGDPLNMKLAAESFSEPVTDQTKREETIDMTQTIPENKEESRGEEDGVSQSDLEALITGQHPKEDTPGTSLLPGPDTTTQNLIAGKWVCAQSSQSKSNNFNKHITDKLEVLAKAYTHQGDKWRALGYSKAVNALKSYHKPVTSYQEACQIPGIGKSMADKIDEIMESGHLRKLDHIGEAVPVLELFTNIWGAGAKTAQQWYQQGFRTLEDIRTKAQLNNTQKIGLKHYEDLLDRMPREEAAAIEKVVREAAQAIDPGLVSMACGSYRRGKATCGDVDVLISHPDGKSHKGIFSKVLQSLHDSGFLTDDLVSHEENGEQKKYMGVCRLPGPGQRHRRLDIIVVPHNELACALVYFTGSAHFNRSLRALAKTKKMSLSEHSLNKDVVRQGNVKVFAGTPLPTPTEKDVFSLLGVPYRQPNERDW, from the exons ATGGAGCCTCGTCATGGGATCATGAAAGCTTTCCCCAAAGTTAAAAGGGCGAGAGTGCTACAGGGAAAGGATGCACCTCCACTGAAGAAGATGCCTGACGAGTGTGATGTCACAG gaaacacatttaatgGAGTCACCGTGTACCTTCTGCCTGCTGGAATAGGAAGTGCCAGATGTCAGATCTTCCAAAAACAAATCCAGCAAAATGGAGGAAAGATAGAGAGTTCACTATGTCCCAGTGTCACGCATGTTATTGTGGATGACAACATGGACGTAGGCAGGGTCCTGCGCTTGCTGAAAGTGGATTGTATGCCCTCTGGAGTCCAACTGGTGAAATGCACTTGGTTGAGTTTGTGCATCAGTGAGAAACAGCTGCTGGATGTAGACAGCTACAGCCTTCTTTTACCCAAGAG GGATGCTGAAACAAAGCCTGAAAGTATTAAAGGAGATCCGTTAAATATGAAACTTGCCGCAGAAAGTTTTTCAGAGCCAGTGACTGATCAGACCAAACGAGAGGAGACCATAGACATG ACACAGACAATCCcagaaaacaaggaagaaaGTAGAGGCGAAGAAGACGGCGTCTCTCAGAGTGACTTAGAAGCACTCATCACTGGCCAGCACCCCAAAGAGGATACTCCTGGAACCAGCCTTCTCCCTGGTCCGGACACGACTACTCAGAACCTGATCGCTGGGAAGTGGGTCTGTGCCCAGTCCTCTCAGTCCAAAAGTAATAATTTCAACAAGCATATCACTGACAAACTTGAAGTGCTGGCCAAGGCTTACACACATCAGGGGGACAAGTGGAGGGCGCTGGGCTACTCCAAGGCTGTCAATGCACTGAAGAGCTACCACAAACCTGTCACGTCATATCAG GAAGCTTGTCAGATTCCAGGAATCGGAAAAAGCATGGCGGACAAGATTGATGAAATTATGGAAAGCGGTCACTTGCGGAAGCTAGATCATATCGGCGAGGCTGTACCAGTGCTGGAGCTTTTCACCAACATCTGGGGGGCAGGAGCGAAGACTGCACAGCAGTGGTACCAACAG GGATTTCGTACCTTGGAGGACATCCGCACAAAAGCCCAGCTGAACAACACTCAGAAAATAGGACTCAAGCACTACGAAGACTTACTTGACAGAATGCCcagagaagaagctgcagccATAGAGAAAGTG GTCAGAGAAGCTGCACAAGCCATAGACCCAGGCCTGGTTTCAATGGCGTGTGGCTCTTACCGTCGTGGAAAGGCCACGTGTGGGGATGTTGACGTCCTGATATCTCACCCTGACGGAAAGTCACACAAGGGCATTTTCAGCAAAGTGTTGCAAAGCCTCCATGACAGCG GATTTTTGACAGATGACTTGGTGAGCCACGAGGAAAATGGAGAGCAGAAGAAATACATGGGCGTGTGCCGTTTGCCAGGACCCGGCCAGCGCCATCGCAGGCTGGACATCATCGTGGTGCCCCATAATGAGTTGGCCTGTGCTCTCGTGTATTTCACCGGGTCAGCACACTTCAACCGTTCGTTGAGAGCCCTGGCAAAGACGAAGAAAATGAGCTTGTCGGAGCACTCGCTCAACAAAGATGTGGTGCGTCAGGGTAACGTTAAGGTGTTCGCCGGCACTCCGCTTCCCACACCGACAGAGAAGgatgtttttagtcttttaggGGTACCATACCGACAGCCCAATGAAAGGGACTGGTGA
- the wbp1lb gene encoding WW domain binding protein 1-like b isoform X1: protein MRGLCSGLKMGLFLHAVGSVAPTESAADRNLLHCEGVNNQSYFCESGHCCGESQCCSYYYELWWFWLVWAIIFILSCCCVCHHRRAKHRLQQQQRQHEINLIAYREAHNYPSVPFYFRFLPNYLLPDYEEVVNRPPTPPPPYSALHTGPSSVASSPLAPEQQEGHCPTIQSSPVPPISDSLCCRPSMEELQPPTLDLRPKPDNKPMQTAQDSSVILLSDAVDREGLTGQEKRAGSGDDSCQDAPQKDLGLSEGCAEDKERLPGGRRRRITGDSGIEVCVCGTRGGSGCSAGGGPGQEGEELRELESLLGPEVDEEEEDEEEEEEGEEAGDFCDSCGHRASLGAEEEQAPGGPERRAGRGPAGTLQSVHHAGSGSLHPPVCLLLHTINEQEGPSHSTSTEPQG, encoded by the exons ATGAGAGGCCTGTGCTCGGGTCTGAAAATGGGGTTGTTTTTGCACGCTGTTGGCTCTGTCGCCCCCACCGAGTCGGCAGCGGACAGG AACCTGCTGCACTGTGAAGGTGTCAACAACCAGAGCTACTTCTGTGAGTCTGGACACTGCTGCGGAGAATCCCAGTGCTGCAGTTACTACTACGAGCTCTGGT GGTTTTGGTTGGTGTGGGCGATCATCTTCATTttgagctgctgctgcgtgtGTCACCACCGCCGCGCCAAACAccggctgcagcagcaacaacggCAGCACGAGATCAACCTCATCGCCTACCGTGAAGCACACAACTACCCATCTGTGCCCTTTTACTTCA GGTTTCTGCCAAACTACCTCCTGCCTGACTATGAAGAGGTGGTGAATCGGCCGCcgactcctccccctccctatAGTGCCTTACACACAGGCCCATCCTCTGTAGCTTCTAGTCCGCTGGCTCCTGAGCAGCAGGAGGGACACTGTCCAACCATCCAGTCCTCCCCGGTGCCCCCGATCTCCGACAGTCTGTGTTGCAGACCCAGCATGGAGGAGCTGCAACCTCCCACTTTAGACTTAAGGCCAAAGCCTGACAACAAGCCCATGCAAACTGCACAAGATTCAAGCGTGATACTCCTCTCTGATGCGGTGGACAGGGAGGGACTCACCGGCCAGGAGAAAAGAGCCGGGAGCGGGGACGATTCCTGCCAGGACGCCCCGCAGAAGGATCTCGGCCTGTCGGAGGGCTGCGCCGAGGACAAAGAGCGTCTCCCCggtggaaggaggaggcggATCACGGGGGACTCTGGGATCGAGGTGTGCGTGTGCGGCACGCGCGGGGGCAGCGGCTGCAGCGCAGGCGGAGGGCCCGGCCAGGAGGGCGAGGAGCTGAGGGAGCTGGAGAGCCTGCTGGGGCCCGAGgtcgacgaggaggaggaggacgaggaggaggaggaggagggagaggaagcagGAGACTTCTGCGACAGCTGCGGTCACCGGGCCTCGCTCGGCGCGGAGGAGGAGCAGGCGCCGGGGGGGCCGGAGAGGCGAGCCGGACGCGGGCCAGCGGGGACTCTGCAGTCGGTTCACCACGCGGGCAGCGGCTCCCTCCACCCGCCCGtgtgcctcctcctccacaccatcAACGAGCAGGAGGGACCGTCCCACAGCACCAGCACTGAGCCGCAAGGCTGA
- the wbp1lb gene encoding WW domain binding protein 1-like b isoform X2, translating into MPLILEPPLNLLHCEGVNNQSYFCESGHCCGESQCCSYYYELWWFWLVWAIIFILSCCCVCHHRRAKHRLQQQQRQHEINLIAYREAHNYPSVPFYFRFLPNYLLPDYEEVVNRPPTPPPPYSALHTGPSSVASSPLAPEQQEGHCPTIQSSPVPPISDSLCCRPSMEELQPPTLDLRPKPDNKPMQTAQDSSVILLSDAVDREGLTGQEKRAGSGDDSCQDAPQKDLGLSEGCAEDKERLPGGRRRRITGDSGIEVCVCGTRGGSGCSAGGGPGQEGEELRELESLLGPEVDEEEEDEEEEEEGEEAGDFCDSCGHRASLGAEEEQAPGGPERRAGRGPAGTLQSVHHAGSGSLHPPVCLLLHTINEQEGPSHSTSTEPQG; encoded by the exons ATGCCTCTAATTTTGGAACCTCCTCTG AACCTGCTGCACTGTGAAGGTGTCAACAACCAGAGCTACTTCTGTGAGTCTGGACACTGCTGCGGAGAATCCCAGTGCTGCAGTTACTACTACGAGCTCTGGT GGTTTTGGTTGGTGTGGGCGATCATCTTCATTttgagctgctgctgcgtgtGTCACCACCGCCGCGCCAAACAccggctgcagcagcaacaacggCAGCACGAGATCAACCTCATCGCCTACCGTGAAGCACACAACTACCCATCTGTGCCCTTTTACTTCA GGTTTCTGCCAAACTACCTCCTGCCTGACTATGAAGAGGTGGTGAATCGGCCGCcgactcctccccctccctatAGTGCCTTACACACAGGCCCATCCTCTGTAGCTTCTAGTCCGCTGGCTCCTGAGCAGCAGGAGGGACACTGTCCAACCATCCAGTCCTCCCCGGTGCCCCCGATCTCCGACAGTCTGTGTTGCAGACCCAGCATGGAGGAGCTGCAACCTCCCACTTTAGACTTAAGGCCAAAGCCTGACAACAAGCCCATGCAAACTGCACAAGATTCAAGCGTGATACTCCTCTCTGATGCGGTGGACAGGGAGGGACTCACCGGCCAGGAGAAAAGAGCCGGGAGCGGGGACGATTCCTGCCAGGACGCCCCGCAGAAGGATCTCGGCCTGTCGGAGGGCTGCGCCGAGGACAAAGAGCGTCTCCCCggtggaaggaggaggcggATCACGGGGGACTCTGGGATCGAGGTGTGCGTGTGCGGCACGCGCGGGGGCAGCGGCTGCAGCGCAGGCGGAGGGCCCGGCCAGGAGGGCGAGGAGCTGAGGGAGCTGGAGAGCCTGCTGGGGCCCGAGgtcgacgaggaggaggaggacgaggaggaggaggaggagggagaggaagcagGAGACTTCTGCGACAGCTGCGGTCACCGGGCCTCGCTCGGCGCGGAGGAGGAGCAGGCGCCGGGGGGGCCGGAGAGGCGAGCCGGACGCGGGCCAGCGGGGACTCTGCAGTCGGTTCACCACGCGGGCAGCGGCTCCCTCCACCCGCCCGtgtgcctcctcctccacaccatcAACGAGCAGGAGGGACCGTCCCACAGCACCAGCACTGAGCCGCAAGGCTGA
- the as3mt gene encoding arsenite methyltransferase, whose translation MADLSVHAGDNAIHVDVKNYYTKLKKTSELKTNACVAPAQTIPAFVHQALKKVHPEVTARYYGCGLVVPECLEGCRILDLGSGSGRDCYMLSQLVGENGHVTGIDMTESQLEVARNFVDYHMKEFGYKKPNVSFVQGYIEALLEAGLEKNSFDIIISNCVVNLSPDKRRVLADAYSVLKDGGELYFSDIYSSGRLTEEIKNHKVLWGECIGGALWWKDLLQLAEEVGFSPPRLVTANVVTVDNKELQDILGDFKFVSATYRLFKIPKGNAKACQVIYNGTITGVEDSFQFDWQYTFKANQVVKVDGEVASILTHSRFAEDFTVQPPEGSCEPCGVKSEEDAVDPFKLALQSDMQGQRSTTGGCCSTQSTACCK comes from the exons ATGGCCGATCTAAG TGTACATGCAGGAGATAACGCCATTCACGTGGACGTAAAG AATTACTATACCAAGCTGAAGAAAACTTCGGAACTGAAGACCAATGCCTGTGTGGCTCCAGCTCAAACAATCCCTGCCTTTGTTCACCAGGCTTTGAAAAAAGTGCACCCCGAAGTCACTGCTAG GTACTATGGCTGTGGTCTGGTTGTGCCTGAGTGTTTGGAGGGCTGTAGGATACTGGATCTCGGCAGTGGAAGTGGGAGGGACTGCTATATGCTGAGTCAGCTGGTGGGCGAGAACGGCCATGTCACTGGCATCGACATGACCGAGTCCCAG CTTGAAGTGGCCAGGAACTTCGTAGACTACCACATGAAAGAGTTTGGCTACAAGAAGCCAAATGTCAGTTTTGTCCAGGGCTACATCGAGGCCTTATTGGAGGCAGGTCTCGAAAAGAACTCATTTGACATAATCAT TTCCAACTGTGTGGTGAATCTCTCTCCAGACAAGAGACGGGTACTGGCTGATGCTTACAGCGTCCTTAAG GACGGCGGTGAGCTGTACTTCAGTGACATCTACAGCAGTGGAAGActaacagaggaaataaaaaaccATAAAGTGCTATGGG GTGAGTGTATTGGCGGAGCGCTCTGGTGGAAGGATCTGCTGCAGTTGGCTGAGGAAGTGGGCTTCAGCCCCCCACGGCTGGTTACAGCCAACGTGGTCACTGTTGACAACAAAGAACTACAGGACATTCTGG GTGACTTTAAGTTTGTTTCTGCCACGTACCGCTTGTTCAAGATCCCAAAGGGCAACGCCAAGGCCTGTCAGGTCATATATAACGGGACCATTACAGGAGTCGAAGACAGCTTCCAGTTTGACTGGCAGTACACCTTCAAG GCCAATCAGGTGGTGAAGGTGGATGGAGAGGTTGCCAGCATCCTGACACATTCGAGATTTGCAGAGGATTTTACCGTCCAGCCACCGGAGGGCTCCTGTGAGCCCTGTGGAGTCAAATCTGAG GAAGACGCTGTGGATCCTTTCAAGCTGGCTCTTCAGTCGGACATGCAAGGCCAGCGTTCGACCACAGGGGGGTGCTGCAGTACACAGTCTACTGCCTGCTGCAAATGA